A single Ktedonobacteraceae bacterium DNA region contains:
- a CDS encoding ferritin-like domain-containing protein: MEKSNEGITPFSSLKSRRTVLKSALTGAAGATGLAVGGVLLARNGTAAHAAPAVKSSTCPVDSIATILSVAATAEQLAVTFYANGIANADTLGISGSNFEYLEGAIVEEQLHRDLLVKAGGSPLTGTFSFPNGMGTFQNLDKFIATLDMLETAFESAYIAAIREFADMNRSDLAELAAQICTIEAEHRAIGRSINPAIELPNNWAFTPVYVKSVSDAVNVLKQEGFLSPKKNNSYKYERTQVKEPDVIHRMPYVVPCS, from the coding sequence ATGGAGAAATCAAACGAAGGCATTACCCCGTTCTCTAGCCTGAAATCGCGCCGCACGGTTCTCAAGAGCGCGCTCACCGGTGCGGCAGGAGCAACCGGCCTGGCAGTTGGAGGTGTCCTGCTGGCGCGCAATGGTACGGCCGCACACGCAGCACCGGCGGTAAAATCATCGACTTGCCCGGTCGATAGTATTGCCACCATTCTGAGCGTTGCGGCAACGGCGGAGCAACTGGCGGTGACATTCTACGCCAATGGCATCGCTAACGCCGATACGCTTGGCATCAGCGGGTCAAACTTTGAATATCTGGAGGGAGCGATTGTGGAAGAGCAACTTCACCGCGACCTGCTGGTCAAAGCCGGTGGCTCCCCGTTGACAGGCACCTTCAGCTTCCCGAATGGGATGGGTACGTTCCAGAACCTGGACAAGTTTATTGCGACTCTCGACATGCTCGAAACGGCTTTCGAATCGGCCTATATCGCGGCCATTCGCGAGTTCGCGGATATGAACCGCTCGGACCTGGCGGAACTGGCAGCCCAGATTTGCACCATCGAGGCCGAACACCGCGCAATCGGTCGTTCCATCAATCCTGCCATAGAGCTTCCCAATAACTGGGCATTCACTCCCGTCTATGTGAAATCGGTAAGCGATGCCGTCAACGTACTGAAACAAGAAGGATTCCTCAGCCCCAAGAAAAACAACTCGTATAAGTACGAACGCACGCAGGTGAAGGAACCGGATGTGATTCATCGAATGCCATACGTGGTTCCCTGCTCGTAA
- a CDS encoding ABC transporter permease — MSTIMTTAETTPEEYLHLHSATPSFFGLVRGEFFKMFRQWTTWILLVLYLGVIILPYIIEFTAPNVKTDIQTQPLHYFYDVLSIGLSIVRVFSGIYLLILGARIVGLEYQLGTIRVLLSRGVGRLQLLFSKMLTVAIVALGLLVIGLALNYLMSLILVAGVTGNLNAYSALNGQFWSDAWTYVLTILLNMAVTILLAIAASVVGRSLSFGLSAALVFFPIDNIGTVIMTLAYRVTHSDFWLSATAYFLGPNLNIMPTAINAKLQSIGATPLYFVDQSGQAHGILVDGTHTVFVAIVYGVIFAAIAIVLTWRRDVME; from the coding sequence TTGAGTACAATTATGACAACGGCAGAAACCACGCCGGAAGAATATCTGCATCTGCACAGCGCTACTCCCAGCTTTTTTGGCCTGGTGCGAGGCGAATTCTTCAAGATGTTTCGCCAGTGGACGACCTGGATCCTCCTGGTGCTCTACCTGGGCGTGATCATTTTGCCCTACATCATCGAGTTTACCGCTCCCAATGTGAAGACCGATATTCAAACTCAGCCATTGCATTACTTCTATGACGTGCTGTCGATTGGACTCTCCATCGTGCGCGTCTTCAGTGGCATCTACCTGCTGATACTGGGGGCGCGTATAGTTGGCCTGGAATACCAGTTAGGAACGATTCGCGTCCTCTTATCGCGCGGCGTGGGTCGCCTGCAACTGCTCTTCTCCAAGATGCTGACGGTGGCAATCGTCGCCCTGGGCTTGCTGGTAATCGGCCTGGCGCTCAATTACCTGATGTCGCTAATCCTGGTGGCCGGCGTGACCGGGAATCTGAACGCTTACAGCGCCCTCAATGGGCAGTTCTGGTCGGATGCCTGGACCTATGTCCTGACGATCCTGCTGAACATGGCCGTCACCATCCTGCTGGCGATTGCCGCGTCGGTCGTGGGGCGTTCGCTGTCCTTCGGGCTGAGCGCGGCGCTGGTTTTCTTCCCCATCGACAACATCGGGACGGTTATCATGACGCTGGCCTATCGCGTAACCCACAGCGATTTCTGGTTGAGCGCCACGGCCTACTTCCTGGGGCCAAACCTGAATATAATGCCTACCGCGATCAATGCCAAACTTCAATCTATAGGAGCGACACCGCTCTACTTCGTTGACCAGTCTGGACAGGCGCACGGTATCCTCGTCGATGGGACGCATACCGTGTTTGTGGCAATCGTCTATGGAGTGATCTTCGCCGCAATTGCCATTGTGCTGACATGGCGGCGTGATGTGATGGAGTAA